The Denticeps clupeoides chromosome 5, fDenClu1.1, whole genome shotgun sequence genome includes a region encoding these proteins:
- the abhd16a gene encoding phosphatidylserine lipase ABHD16A yields MADWVWLRCLFGPNLYRTHRSVEQSRPGRRGWSYQPKSLERHTDSILGWASALWSLSYYSSPLLLCYLYRKGYICSSKLVPVSQYVGTALVCLLGVAFLRGWGRWRNPEYLQFVSVLHEARKNHTPSNKKKLACYDFDFSHWPADFSWKEASNPKLSKAGVSLLKPEPKHRGTADTVLNSMRMLPCHIISFLIAHSFGRRMLYPGSVGLLQKAMRPMLQQGQARLIEEFDGQRNKLVACDGNEIDAMFVDRRREGGRNGNTLVICCEGNAGFYEVGCMSTPLEGGYSVLGWNHPGFAGSTGVPFPQNEANAMDVVIQFAVHKLGFQLSDIMVYAWSIGGFTASWAAMSYPEIKALVLDASFDDLLPLALKVMPDSWRPLVTHTVRQYMNLNNAEQLCKYHGPILLIRRTKDEIITTTGPEDIMSNRGNDLLLKLLQFRYPKVMTDEGIRAVRHWLGATNHVEQASVYSSYEVDDDWCTSVMQSYQTERETMYPWSVGEDMAPEARRQLALFLAQKYLRNFETTHCTPLPSTEFQDPWRLQRAPQGDRRATWKRE; encoded by the exons ATGGCGGACTGGGTCTGGCTCCGCTGCCTCTTTGGGCCCAACCTGTACCGAACCCACCGCTCCGTGGAGCAGAGCCGCCCTGGCCGGAGG GGATGGAGTTACCAACCCAAGAGTCTGGAGAGGCACACCGACAGCATCCTGGGCTGG GCTTCGGCTCTGTGGTCCCTGTCTTACTACAGCTCACCCCTGCTCCTCTGCTATCTCTACAGAAAAG GATACATCTGCAGTAGTAAGCTGGTTCCAGTCAGCCAGTATGTGGGCACTGCTCTGGTATGTCTGCTGGGAGTCGCCTTCCTCAGAG GCTGGGGTCGTTGGCGAAACCCAGAGTACCTTCAGTTCGTCAGCGTTCTACATGAAGCTAGAAAGAACCACACCCCCAGCAACAAG AAGAAGCTGGCCTGTTATGACTTTGACTTCTCTCACTGGCCGGCAGACTTTTCCTGGAAAGAAGCCAGTAATCC GAAGTTATCCAAGGCAGGTGTGTCTCTGTTAAAGCCAGAGCCGAAACACAGGGGAACTGCTGACACTGTGCTGAACTCCATGCGCATGCTACCGTGCCACATCATCAG CTTCCTGATAGCACACTCATTTGGGAGGAGGATGCTGTACCCAGGTTCTGTGGGGTTGCTGCAGAAAGCCATGAGGCCCATGCTGCAGCAGGGACAGGCTCGGCTTATAGAGGAG TTCGATGGCCAGAGGAACAAACTGGTGGCATGTGATGGGAATGAGATTGACGCCATGTTTGTGGACCGCAGAAGAGAAGGAGGGCGGAATGGGAACACTTTG GTAATTTGCTGTGAAGGAAATGCCGGCTTCTATGAGGTTGGCTGCATGAGCACTCCCCTGGAAG GTGGATACTCTGTCCTTGGCTGGAATCACCCAGGCTTTGCAGGAAGCACG GGAGTACCCTTCCCTCAGAACGAGGCCAACGCCATGGATGTGGTGATTCAGTTTGCGGTGCACAAGCTGGGCTTCCAACTGAGTGATATAATGGTGTATGCCTGGTCTATAGGAGGATTcacag CCAGCTGGGCTGCCATGTCTTACCCAGAGATCAAAGCTCTTGTTCTGGATGCTTCCTTTGATGACCTCCTCCCCCTTGCCCTGAAGGTCATGCCAGACAGCTGGA GACCGTTGGTGACGCACACTGTCCGGCAGTACATGAACCTCAATAACGCAGAGCAGCTCTGCAA ATATCATGGTCCAATATTACTGATCAGAAGAACCAAAGATGAGATTATCACCACCAC GGGTCCAGAGGACATCATGTCCAACCGAGGCAATGACCTTTTACTCAAACTGCTCCAGTTCAG gtaccCAAAGGTCATGACAGATGAGGGCATCAGGGCAGTCAGGCACTGGTTGGGAGCAACAAACCATGTGGAGCAAG CCTCGGTTTATAGCAGTTATGAAGTGGACGACGACTGGTGTACCTCAGTGATGCAGTCctatcagacagagagagagacaatgtACCCTTGGAGTGTTG GCGAAGACATGGCCCCAGAGGCTAGACGGCAGCTTGCCCTTTTCCTG GCACAGAAGTACTTGAGAAATTTCGAGACAACGCATtgcacccccctcccctccactgAGTTCCAGGACCCCTGGAGACTGCAGAGAGCTCCACAGGGCGATAGAAGGGCCACATGGAAGAGGGAATGA
- the g6fl gene encoding g6f-like isoform X3 — protein sequence MKFCGLFIVLCGSQAFLLAPSGAGRDRDWQNVILIKPETNVTLSCEHKPVLKYKLNWKVKLEGAKHWSLVLSINEKNISFGEASSKSTQMADQNFQRSGNFSLQFLAQTNNAGLYSCVVDQGNESVKEKVTLLAFVELTVTPSNPVPYESILRLRALVVPPYALYHAAWYSPTQEQLSSEKVQSSGVLLTKLPCFLQSDQGNYTFQARLHGNSPQKLFLFPITVTANMTKTASYDNQIRGVLMSKVCCSYTTVIIPCGSVLGDYIQLFWKEPRAKEMKPIYKFDRWRQSSMAKTDHQLQLVEPTSQASGNFYFLLTPKPTDGGVYQCEVFLDDTVFIQAVKLTVIHVFAKSSNSELVLSCIYSEHSQVQSVMWTHQNDSQQVHWDAKVPGQIRTRIPLPVNDETSGMYICTVKLLHGQSASAVYNVTASPKESHNVSAVPLLPPLFALLLLVPVAAVVAGVLLWRREKSVSHIGVEQSLSYYSGEVENIYENPDDLRHGAVYMHLKPRGEDNVYKELDRYDQCSS from the exons ATGAAGTTCTGTGGTCTCTTCATTGTGCTGTGTGGATCCCAGGCTTTTCTCCTTGCTCCGTCTGGAGCTGGAAGAG ACAGAGACTGGCAAAACGTTATCCTGATAAAGCCAGAGACAAATGTCACCCTGTCTTGTGAACACAAGCCAGTCCTGAAATACAAACTCAACTGGAAGGTGAAGCTCGAAGGAGCCAAACATTGGAGTCTGGTGCTGTCCATCAACGAGAAAAACATCTCTTTTGGTGAAGCttcaagtaaaagtactcaaATGGCTGACCAGAATTTCCAGAGGTCAGGAAACTTTTCACTGCAATTTTTGGCCCAGACGAACAATGCAGGGCTCTACTCCTGTGTGGTGGATCAAGGCAATGAAAGTGTGAAGGAAAAAGTTACCCTCTTGGCCTTTGTTGAAT TAACAGTGACTCCCTCGAATCCAGTGCCTTATGAGAGCATTTTAAGGCTCAGAGCTCTTGTGGTGCCTCCGTACGCCCTTTACCATGCAGCCTGGTACTCTCCTACACAAGAACAGCTGAGCTCTGAGAAGGTGCAGAGCAGTGGCGTGCTGCTCACCAAACTGCCCTGCTTCCTCCAGAGCGACCAGGGCAACTACACATTCCAAGcacgtctccatggcaacagcccaCAGAAACTTTTCCTGTTCCCCATTACTGTGACAGCAAACA TGACGAAGACAGCATCATATGACAATCAGATTCGTG GAGTCCTGATGTCAAAAGTATGCTGCTCCTATACAACTGTCATCATCCCCTGTGGCTCTGTTCTGGGAGACTATATCCAGCTGTTCTGGAAGGAACCTAGGGCCAAAGAAATGAAGCCCATATACAAGTTTGATCGCTGGAGGCAGAGCTCCATGGCCAAAACAGACCATCAACTTCAACTGGTAGAACCAACCTCACAAGCTTCAGGAAATTTCTACTTCCTGTTGACCCCAAAGCCAACAGATGGAGGCGTGTACCAGTGTGAGGTCTTTCTTGATGATACTGTGTTCATCCAGGCTGTGAAGCTCACTGTTATTCATG TGTTTGCTAAATCCAGTAACTCGGAGCTGGTTCTGTCCTGTATTTACTCGGAGCACTCTCAGGTCCAGAGCGTGATGTGGACCCATCAGAATGACAGCCAACAGGTGCACTGGGACGCCAAAGTTCCAGGTCAGATCAGAACACGGATTCCTCTTCCAGTTAATGATGAAACATCAGGAATGTACATCTGCACTGTGAAGCTGTTGCATGGACAAAGTGCCAGTGCTGTGTACAATGTCACAGCATCTCCTAAAG AGAGCCACAATGTGTCTGCTGTCCCTCTTCTCCCACCGCTTTTTGCACTCCTGCTCCTGGTACCTGTGGCTGCTGTGGTTGCCGGGGTATTGCTATGGCGACGGGAAAAAAGTGTTTCACACATTG GAGTGGAGCAGTCTTTGTCGTACTACTCCGGAGAGGTGGAGAATATTTATGAGAACCCTGATGATCTGAGACAt GGTGCCGTGTACATG CATCTGAAGCCCAGAGGAGAGGACAATGTCTACAAGGAGCTGGACAG ATATGATCAGTGCTCTTCCTGA
- the g6fl gene encoding g6f-like isoform X1, which yields MKFCGLFIVLCGSQAFLLAPSGAGRDRDWQNVILIKPETNVTLSCEHKPVLKYKLNWKVKLEGAKHWSLVLSINEKNISFGEASSKSTQMADQNFQRSGNFSLQFLAQTNNAGLYSCVVDQGNESVKEKVTLLAFVELTVTPSNPVPYESILRLRALVVPPYALYHAAWYSPTQEQLSSEKVQSSGVLLTKLPCFLQSDQGNYTFQARLHGNSPQKLFLFPITVTANMTKTASYDNQIRGVLMSKVCCSYTTVIIPCGSVLGDYIQLFWKEPRAKEMKPIYKFDRWRQSSMAKTDHQLQLVEPTSQASGNFYFLLTPKPTDGGVYQCEVFLDDTVFIQAVKLTVIHVFAKSSNSELVLSCIYSEHSQVQSVMWTHQNDSQQVHWDAKVPGQIRTRIPLPVNDETSGMYICTVKLLHGQSASAVYNVTASPKESHNVSAVPLLPPLFALLLLVPVAAVVAGVLLWRREKSVSHIGVEQSLSYYSGEVENIYENPDDLRHGAVYMNREAICLCCFLFFTVNPCISNINRSIASHLHSSINPLLFPPSPAAFSFPHFTHPNLSASEAQRRGQCLQGAGQI from the exons ATGAAGTTCTGTGGTCTCTTCATTGTGCTGTGTGGATCCCAGGCTTTTCTCCTTGCTCCGTCTGGAGCTGGAAGAG ACAGAGACTGGCAAAACGTTATCCTGATAAAGCCAGAGACAAATGTCACCCTGTCTTGTGAACACAAGCCAGTCCTGAAATACAAACTCAACTGGAAGGTGAAGCTCGAAGGAGCCAAACATTGGAGTCTGGTGCTGTCCATCAACGAGAAAAACATCTCTTTTGGTGAAGCttcaagtaaaagtactcaaATGGCTGACCAGAATTTCCAGAGGTCAGGAAACTTTTCACTGCAATTTTTGGCCCAGACGAACAATGCAGGGCTCTACTCCTGTGTGGTGGATCAAGGCAATGAAAGTGTGAAGGAAAAAGTTACCCTCTTGGCCTTTGTTGAAT TAACAGTGACTCCCTCGAATCCAGTGCCTTATGAGAGCATTTTAAGGCTCAGAGCTCTTGTGGTGCCTCCGTACGCCCTTTACCATGCAGCCTGGTACTCTCCTACACAAGAACAGCTGAGCTCTGAGAAGGTGCAGAGCAGTGGCGTGCTGCTCACCAAACTGCCCTGCTTCCTCCAGAGCGACCAGGGCAACTACACATTCCAAGcacgtctccatggcaacagcccaCAGAAACTTTTCCTGTTCCCCATTACTGTGACAGCAAACA TGACGAAGACAGCATCATATGACAATCAGATTCGTG GAGTCCTGATGTCAAAAGTATGCTGCTCCTATACAACTGTCATCATCCCCTGTGGCTCTGTTCTGGGAGACTATATCCAGCTGTTCTGGAAGGAACCTAGGGCCAAAGAAATGAAGCCCATATACAAGTTTGATCGCTGGAGGCAGAGCTCCATGGCCAAAACAGACCATCAACTTCAACTGGTAGAACCAACCTCACAAGCTTCAGGAAATTTCTACTTCCTGTTGACCCCAAAGCCAACAGATGGAGGCGTGTACCAGTGTGAGGTCTTTCTTGATGATACTGTGTTCATCCAGGCTGTGAAGCTCACTGTTATTCATG TGTTTGCTAAATCCAGTAACTCGGAGCTGGTTCTGTCCTGTATTTACTCGGAGCACTCTCAGGTCCAGAGCGTGATGTGGACCCATCAGAATGACAGCCAACAGGTGCACTGGGACGCCAAAGTTCCAGGTCAGATCAGAACACGGATTCCTCTTCCAGTTAATGATGAAACATCAGGAATGTACATCTGCACTGTGAAGCTGTTGCATGGACAAAGTGCCAGTGCTGTGTACAATGTCACAGCATCTCCTAAAG AGAGCCACAATGTGTCTGCTGTCCCTCTTCTCCCACCGCTTTTTGCACTCCTGCTCCTGGTACCTGTGGCTGCTGTGGTTGCCGGGGTATTGCTATGGCGACGGGAAAAAAGTGTTTCACACATTG GAGTGGAGCAGTCTTTGTCGTACTACTCCGGAGAGGTGGAGAATATTTATGAGAACCCTGATGATCTGAGACAt GGTGCCGTGTACATG AACAGGGAAGCCATCTGCCTCTGCTGTTTTCTGTTCTTCACTGTCAACCCCTGCATTAGCAATATTAACAGATCGATTGCATCACACCTCCATTCATCCATAAATCCTCTCTTGttccctccctctcctgctgctTTTTCATTCCCCCACTTCACCCACCCAAACCTTTCAGCATCTGAAGCCCAGAGGAGAGGACAATGTCTACAAGGAGCTGGACAG ATATGA
- the g6fl gene encoding g6f-like isoform X2: MKFCGLFIVLCGSQAFLLAPSGAGRDRDWQNVILIKPETNVTLSCEHKPVLKYKLNWKVKLEGAKHWSLVLSINEKNISFGEASSKSTQMADQNFQRSGNFSLQFLAQTNNAGLYSCVVDQGNESVKEKVTLLAFVELTVTPSNPVPYESILRLRALVVPPYALYHAAWYSPTQEQLSSEKVQSSGVLLTKLPCFLQSDQGNYTFQARLHGNSPQKLFLFPITVTANRVLMSKVCCSYTTVIIPCGSVLGDYIQLFWKEPRAKEMKPIYKFDRWRQSSMAKTDHQLQLVEPTSQASGNFYFLLTPKPTDGGVYQCEVFLDDTVFIQAVKLTVIHVFAKSSNSELVLSCIYSEHSQVQSVMWTHQNDSQQVHWDAKVPGQIRTRIPLPVNDETSGMYICTVKLLHGQSASAVYNVTASPKESHNVSAVPLLPPLFALLLLVPVAAVVAGVLLWRREKSVSHIGVEQSLSYYSGEVENIYENPDDLRHGAVYMNREAICLCCFLFFTVNPCISNINRSIASHLHSSINPLLFPPSPAAFSFPHFTHPNLSASEAQRRGQCLQGAGQI, encoded by the exons ATGAAGTTCTGTGGTCTCTTCATTGTGCTGTGTGGATCCCAGGCTTTTCTCCTTGCTCCGTCTGGAGCTGGAAGAG ACAGAGACTGGCAAAACGTTATCCTGATAAAGCCAGAGACAAATGTCACCCTGTCTTGTGAACACAAGCCAGTCCTGAAATACAAACTCAACTGGAAGGTGAAGCTCGAAGGAGCCAAACATTGGAGTCTGGTGCTGTCCATCAACGAGAAAAACATCTCTTTTGGTGAAGCttcaagtaaaagtactcaaATGGCTGACCAGAATTTCCAGAGGTCAGGAAACTTTTCACTGCAATTTTTGGCCCAGACGAACAATGCAGGGCTCTACTCCTGTGTGGTGGATCAAGGCAATGAAAGTGTGAAGGAAAAAGTTACCCTCTTGGCCTTTGTTGAAT TAACAGTGACTCCCTCGAATCCAGTGCCTTATGAGAGCATTTTAAGGCTCAGAGCTCTTGTGGTGCCTCCGTACGCCCTTTACCATGCAGCCTGGTACTCTCCTACACAAGAACAGCTGAGCTCTGAGAAGGTGCAGAGCAGTGGCGTGCTGCTCACCAAACTGCCCTGCTTCCTCCAGAGCGACCAGGGCAACTACACATTCCAAGcacgtctccatggcaacagcccaCAGAAACTTTTCCTGTTCCCCATTACTGTGACAGCAAACA GAGTCCTGATGTCAAAAGTATGCTGCTCCTATACAACTGTCATCATCCCCTGTGGCTCTGTTCTGGGAGACTATATCCAGCTGTTCTGGAAGGAACCTAGGGCCAAAGAAATGAAGCCCATATACAAGTTTGATCGCTGGAGGCAGAGCTCCATGGCCAAAACAGACCATCAACTTCAACTGGTAGAACCAACCTCACAAGCTTCAGGAAATTTCTACTTCCTGTTGACCCCAAAGCCAACAGATGGAGGCGTGTACCAGTGTGAGGTCTTTCTTGATGATACTGTGTTCATCCAGGCTGTGAAGCTCACTGTTATTCATG TGTTTGCTAAATCCAGTAACTCGGAGCTGGTTCTGTCCTGTATTTACTCGGAGCACTCTCAGGTCCAGAGCGTGATGTGGACCCATCAGAATGACAGCCAACAGGTGCACTGGGACGCCAAAGTTCCAGGTCAGATCAGAACACGGATTCCTCTTCCAGTTAATGATGAAACATCAGGAATGTACATCTGCACTGTGAAGCTGTTGCATGGACAAAGTGCCAGTGCTGTGTACAATGTCACAGCATCTCCTAAAG AGAGCCACAATGTGTCTGCTGTCCCTCTTCTCCCACCGCTTTTTGCACTCCTGCTCCTGGTACCTGTGGCTGCTGTGGTTGCCGGGGTATTGCTATGGCGACGGGAAAAAAGTGTTTCACACATTG GAGTGGAGCAGTCTTTGTCGTACTACTCCGGAGAGGTGGAGAATATTTATGAGAACCCTGATGATCTGAGACAt GGTGCCGTGTACATG AACAGGGAAGCCATCTGCCTCTGCTGTTTTCTGTTCTTCACTGTCAACCCCTGCATTAGCAATATTAACAGATCGATTGCATCACACCTCCATTCATCCATAAATCCTCTCTTGttccctccctctcctgctgctTTTTCATTCCCCCACTTCACCCACCCAAACCTTTCAGCATCTGAAGCCCAGAGGAGAGGACAATGTCTACAAGGAGCTGGACAG ATATGA